The following DNA comes from Buttiauxella agrestis.
TATGCCGGGCGCTTCGCACGTGGGTGTTTCTCAGCGTATTGAAAGCGAAGCCGAACGTGAGCGCCTGAAGCGCGTCGTTAATGCCTATTGTGACGAACAAGGCGGGTTCATTATTCGTACCGCGGCTGAAGGCGTCTGTGAAGACGATTTAGCGTCAGATGCGGCATATTTAAAGCGTGTCTGGACGAAAGTCAGCGAGCGCAAAAAGCGTAACAAAACCCGCTGCCAGCTTTACGGTGAATTGGCGCTGGCACAGCGTGTGCTGCGTGATTTTGCCGATGCGGCACTCGACCGTATTCGCGTCGACTCCCGTCTGACTTACGACATGCTGCTGGAATTCACCGCAGAATACATGCCGGAAATGCACGAAAAAATTGAACACTACAGCGGTCGTCAGCCTATTTTTGACTTGTTTGACGTTGAGAACGAAATTCAGCGCGCGCTGGAACGTAAAGTTGAACTGAAATCTGGCGGCTATTTAGTTATCGATCAAACGGAAGCGATGACCACCGTTGATATCAACACCGGCGCTTTTGTCGGCCATCGTAATCTTGACGATACTATTTTCAACACCAACATCGAAGCGACTCAGGCGATTGCCCGCCAGTTACGTTTGCGTAATCTGGGCGGCATTATCATTATTGATTTCATCGATATGAGTAATGAAGATCATCGCCGACGTGTACTGCATTCGCTTGAACAGGCGCTGAGCAAAGACCGGGTCAAAACCAGTATTAATGGTTTTTCACAGCTTGGTCTGGTTGAGATGACGCGCAAACGTACTCGTGAAAGCGTTGAACATGTGCTTTGCAATGACTGTCCAACCTGCCATGGGCGCGGCACCGTGAAAACGGTCGAGACAGTCTGCTATGAAATTATGCGTGAAATCGTGCGTGTGCATCATGCTTATGATTCCGATCGTTTCCTGGTTTATGCATCACCTGCCGTAGGGGAAGCGCTGAAAAGCGAAGAGTCCCATTCGCTGGCAGAAGTGGAAATTTTTGTCGGTAAACAAGTCAAAGTGCAGATCGAGCCGCTCTATAATCAGGAGCAGTTCGACGTTGTTATGATGTAACTCGCTGCACGGATAGTGCAGTTTTGAGTTCCGCCCCGGCGGTAGATAAGGAGATATACGTGAGGCGACTGCCCGGCATTTTGCTATTCACTGGCGCTACGCTTATCGTTATCGTCGCACTGCTGGTGAGTGGTCTGCGGCTGGTTTTGCCGCATCTCGATGCCTGGCGGCCAGCGCTACTCGATAAAATCGAAGCCATGACAGGCACGCCTGTCGATGCCAGCCAGATAAAAGCAAGCTGGGAGAATTACGGCCCAACACTCGATGTGCGCGATATCAAAGCGGGCCTGAAAGACGGCGGCGAAATGAGCGTAAAACGCGTCACGTTAGCGCTCGATCTCTGGCAAAGCCTGCTGCATGCGCGTTGGCAATTTCGCGATCTCACTTTTTATCAATTGCAGCTGCGCACCAACACGCCGCTGAGCCAAAACAAAAGCGACAGTAAATTCGAACCAGGTCAAATCAGCGATCTCTTTTTACGCCAGTTCGATCACTTTGATCTACGTGACAGCTCGCTGAGTTTCTTGACCCTTTCCGGCCAACGCGCCGAACTCGCTATTCCACAACTCACCTGGCTAAACACAAAAAATCGCCACCGCGCAGAAGGGCTTGTGAGCTTGTCGAGCTTTACGGGTCAACACGGCCTGGCAAAAGTGCGTATGGATTTGCGTGACGAAAATGGTTTGCTGAATATTGGCAAGGTCTGGTTGCAGGCTGATAACGTCGACGTGAAACCGTGGCTTGGCCGCTGGATGAAAGACAATGTCGATTTGCAAACCGCTGAATTCACTCTTGAAGCCTGGATGGATATCAAAGATGGAGACATTTCCGGGGGCAACGTCTGGCTGAAACAAGGCGGCGCAAGTTGGGCGGGGAAAAGCACTTCGCATCAGTTGTCTGTTGATAATTTAATGGCCCACGTTAATCGTTCTGACGCGGGCTGGAACCTTGCTGTTCCTTCCACAAATATCACTCTTGATGGCAAAACCTGGCCAAAAGGCTCGCTCGCCCTGGCGTGGATTGCTCCGCAGAATGTCGGCGGGAAAGAAAGCACCCGCAGTGACGAATTGCGCATTCGTGCAACAAACATGGAGCTGGAAAGTTTCACTGGCTTGCTGCCTATCGCTGAGAAAATTTCACCAGACCTGGGCGAGATTTGGACCATACTGAAACCGCGCGGACATATAGACGTGCTGGCGGTTGATATTCCTCTCCAACAAACCGAAAACACGCGTATGCAAGGGCGCTGGAAAGAGGTCAGCTGGAACCAATGGAAGATGTTACCGGGCGTTGAGCATTTCTCCGGATCGATAACAGGAAGCGTTGGGCACGGGCAACTGAATGCGCAGGTTCTTGATGCCAAAATGCCCTATGAAGGTGTGTTCCGCGCACCGCTGGAAATTGAACGTGGTGTCGCAACGCTTGAATGGCAGAAAAATGTCGAAGGTTTTCAGCTTGATGGCAAAAACCTTGATGTTAAAGCACGCTCGGTTTGGGCTGCGGGTGATTTCCGTTATTACCAGCCGAAGGATGGCGATCCTTGGTTAGGCATTCTGGCTGGAATCAGCACGCATAATGGCGCAGATGCCTGGCGTTATTTCCCAGAAAACCTGATGGGCAAAGAGCTGGTGGATTACCTCAGTGGCGCCATTCAGGGTGGTGAAGCGGATAACGCGACGCTGGTCTACGGTGGCAACCCGCATCTTTTCCCTTACTTGCACAACGAAGGCCAGTTTGAAGTCTACGTTCCACTGCGTAATGCAAAGTTTGCCTTCCAGCCGGACTGGCCTGCATTAGAAAACCTGAATATTACTCTCGATTTCATTAACGACGGTCTGTGGATGAAATCTGATGAAGTGAAACTGGGTGGCGTGACCGGGCGTAACCTTACGGCGATTATCCCGGATTACTCTAAAGAAAAGCTGTTGATTGATTCTGATATCAGCGGCCCAGGGAGTGCGGTTGGCCCGTACTTCAAAGACACGCCTCTTAAAGATTCGTTATCAGCCGCTCTTGATGAACTCCAGATTGGAGGCGATGTGAATGCTCGCTTACATCTGGATATTCCGCTTGATGGCACCATGACAACGGCAAAAGGCGATGTTCAGCTCAACAACAATACTTTGTTGATAAAACCGCTATCCAGCACCCTGAGCAATCTGACGGGCAAGTTCAGCTTTGTGAATGGCGACCTGAACAGCGAACCGCTGAAAGCGACGTGGTTTAATCAGCCTGTAACTATTGATTTTAATACCAAAACGGGTGACAAGGATTACCAGATTGGGGTTAATTTACTGGGCGACTGGCAGCCAACAAAAATGGGCATTTTGCCTGAGCCTATCAATAAAGAGTTGAGCGGTAACATTCCATGGAAAGGTGATGTTGCGATAAAACTCCCTTACCGTGGTCAGGCAACTTATCAGGTCAATGTCGATGCGGATCTGAAAAATGTAAGTAGTCACTTACCTGCACCTGTCGATAAAGCAGCAGGCCAGCCTCAGCCGTTGAAAGTCGCGGTAAAAGGCGACCTGAATAGCTTTAATCTGACCGGTAGTGCTGGTGCGAAAAATCATTTTTCCAGCCGTTGGTTGCTCAATAAAAAGCTCACGCTTGATCGGGCTATTTGGGCTTCAAATAGCCAGACTACCCCGCCTTTGCCTGAGAATTCAGGGCTGGAACTCGATCTTCCGGCGATGAACGGTGCGCAGTGGCTGGCGCTGTTTAGCCAGGGAGCCGCTGATAGCGTCGGTAATTCAGCCTCATTCCCGACGAATGTCACCTTGCGAACCCCGTCTTTGACGCTTGGCGGCCAGCAGTGGAACAACCTGAGTCTGGTTTCTCACGCAATACCCGGCGGCACGCGTGTTGAAGCGCAAGGCCGCGAAGTGAATGGCTCTCTGACGATGCAAGATAATGCACCGTGGAGGGCAGCCATCAAGTATCTCTATTTCAACCCTGACTGGAATAGCGGCTCCACCAAATCAGCCAGCCATCCTCTCCTTGATGAACGTGGTTCAATTGATTTCCGGTCCTGGCCTGATGTGCAACTGCGTTGCGCTGAATGCTGGTTGATGGGGCAAAAATTTGGACGCATGGAAGCTGACTTCGCGTTCAAAGGGAACACCCTGGAATTAGAGAATGGTTTAGTGGACACCGGATTTGCGAGGCTCACCGGTACGGGGCAATGGGTTAATAGCCCGGATGAAGAACGTACCTCTATAAAAGGTAAACTTCATGGCGGCAAACTGGATGCCGCGACTAACTTCTTCGGCGTGAAAACACCGATTCAAGGTTCGTCGTTCGACGTCGATTATGATTTGCACTGGCGCGATAAACCCTGGCAGCCAGATGTGGCGACATTAAACGGTATCCTGCACGCCAAATTAGGCAAGGGTCAGATTGCAGATCTCGGCACGGGGCATGCCGGTCAATTATTGCGTCTGGTCAGTGTCGATGCGTTGATGCGCAAACTGCGTTTTGACTTCAGCGATACTTTCGGAGATGGCTTCTACTTCGACTCGATTCGCAGCACGGCGTGGATTAAAGACGGTCAGTTACACAGCGACGATACGCTGGTGGATGGTCTGGAAGCGGATATCGGCTTGAAAGGTTCTGTGGATTTGGTTCGACGCCGTCTTGATGTCGAAGCGGTTGTGGCACCTGAAATTTCCGCGACAGTCGGCGTTGCGACTGCCTTTGTAGTTAACCCAATTATTGGGGCTGCGGTGTTTGCAGCCAGTAAAGTGTTGGGGCCGCTATGGAGTAAAATCTCCGTGCTGCGCTACCACATCACCGGTCCAGTAGACCAACCGCAAATCAATGAAGTGCTTCGCCAGCCAAGGGTTAACGACGCTAAGTGATTTGACGCGGACGGCTAATTGCCGCAAGCTCAATAGATATCTCCAATCGATAGACAAATAAGAGTAGCGAAACGATGAGTCTGAACCTGGTAAGTGAGCAGTTGCTGTCTGCGAATGGCTTAACCCATCAAGATCTTTTTTCCATTTTGGGACAATTGTCCGAGCGTCGTCTCGACTATGGCGATCTCTATTTCCAGTCCAGTTATCACGAATCCTGGGTGCTGGAAGACCGCATCATTAAAGATGGCTCTTATAACATCGATCAAGGTGTTGGCGTGCGTGCCGTTAGCGGCGAGAAAACCGGTTTTGCTTATGCCGACCAGGTCAGTCTTTTAGCGCTGGAACAAAGTGCTCATGCTGCGCGAAGCATTGTGCAGGAAAAAGGGAATGGTCGCGTTCAGACTTTAGGTGCGGTGCAACATAGCGCGCTTTATACCAGTGCAGATCCGCTGCAAAGCATGACGCGTGAAGAGAAGCTCGACATCCTGAAACGTGTTGATAGCGTGGCTCGTGCGGCAGATAAGCGCGTTCAGGAAGTCACGGCCAGCCTGACAGGCGTCTATGAATTGATTCTGGTAGCGGCCACTGACGGCACTCTGGCGGCAGATGTTCGCCCTTTGGTACGACTTTCTGTCAGTGTTCAGGTTGAAGATAACGGCAAACGCGAGCGCGGTTCTAGCGGCGGCGGCGGTCGTTTCGGTTATGAATTTTTCCTTGAAACCATTGATGGCGAAGTTCGCGCTGACGCCTGGGCGAAAGAAGCTGTGCGCATGGCGCTGGTGACTCTTTCTGCCGTCGCAGCTCCAGCCGGGATGTTCCCGGTGGTGCTTGGCGCAGGCTGGCCAGGCGTTCTGCTGCATGAGGCGGTAGGCCACGGTTTAGAAGGTGATTTTAACCGTCGCGGGACTTCCGTATTCAGCGGTCAGATGGGCCAGTTGGTCGCTTCTGAACTGTGTACCGTTGTTGATGATGGCACCATGGCAAACCGCCGTGGTTCAGTCGCCATTGACGACGAAGGCGTTCCGGGTCAATACAATGTGTTGATTGAAAACGGTGTGCTGAAAGGCTACATGCAGGACAAACTCAATGCTCGCCTGATGGGTGTTGCGCCAACGGGCAATGGTCGTCGCGAATCTTACGCACACTTGCCAATGCCGCGCATGACTAACACCTACATGCTGGCCGGTAAGTCGACGCCGCAAGAGATCATTGAATCCGTGGAATACGGTATTTATGCCCCGAACTTTGGCGGCGGGCAGGTTGATATCACATCCGGTAAGTTTGTGTTCTCAACATCCGAAGCGTATCTCATTGAAAATGGCAAAGTCACAACGCCAGTTAAAGGTGCAACGCTGATTGGCTCTGGCATCGAAACCATGCAGCAGATTTCGATGGTCGGTAATGACCTGGCACTGGATAACGGCGTCGGTGTGTGCGGCAAAGAAGGGCAGAGTTTGCCTGTCGGTGTCGGCCAGCCAACGCTTAAAGTCGATAACCTGACGGTTGGCGGCACAGCGTAATACTCTTGTTTCGATAGTCATAACCAGCCGGGTTTATCCCGGCTGTTTGACTTTCAACCTCGCCCATTTTATCCCACATCTTTACCGCGTCCTTTGTTGTCGCGTACCCCTTGATAAAGATGCGAAACCTTCACGAAATACTCGGTCAGGTAGTTAATACAAACCTGTACTTTCAGAGGCAGCTTATCTTTTTCGGTATACAGTGCGTACACCGGACGAGGATCGGATTGATAGCTCGGCATTAAGATCTCAAGCGTCCCTTCATTGATCTCATCGATCACCCACATCAGCGGAACGTAAGCGATCCCGGCACCTATTTTTAACCAACGGCTTAAGGTCATGGGATCGTTTGTGACAAACCGGCCTTGCGGGATCATGCGCGTGGTGAGGCCTTCCGGGGCGATCAATTCAAATTCATTGTGCGGGCGAATGCTGTATTCAAGCCAGGAATGACTGGCAAGATCGGCGGGCTTTTCTGGCGTGCCGTTTTGTTGCAGATAACTTTTCGCGGCACAAATTACCATCGGCATCGATCCGAGGCGTGTGGAGAACAGGCTTGAATCCTGCAACGCACCGACACGAATAACGACGTCCAGACCATCGGCAATTAAGTCAGGGGCTGGAATGCCCGTCACCAGGTTTACCGTTAATTCCGGGTACTCTTTAAGCATGTCAGCGGTCATGGACGCGAGGACATTTTGTGCCATAGTTGAAGAACTGCCGATACGTAGCGTGCCGATGGGCGTGTTGTTGAAAGCATAAAGCTGCTCATGCACGGCTTGCGCTTCATGCAGCATTTTACGGCAGCCA
Coding sequences within:
- the yhdP gene encoding AsmA2 domain-containing protein YhdP, producing MRRLPGILLFTGATLIVIVALLVSGLRLVLPHLDAWRPALLDKIEAMTGTPVDASQIKASWENYGPTLDVRDIKAGLKDGGEMSVKRVTLALDLWQSLLHARWQFRDLTFYQLQLRTNTPLSQNKSDSKFEPGQISDLFLRQFDHFDLRDSSLSFLTLSGQRAELAIPQLTWLNTKNRHRAEGLVSLSSFTGQHGLAKVRMDLRDENGLLNIGKVWLQADNVDVKPWLGRWMKDNVDLQTAEFTLEAWMDIKDGDISGGNVWLKQGGASWAGKSTSHQLSVDNLMAHVNRSDAGWNLAVPSTNITLDGKTWPKGSLALAWIAPQNVGGKESTRSDELRIRATNMELESFTGLLPIAEKISPDLGEIWTILKPRGHIDVLAVDIPLQQTENTRMQGRWKEVSWNQWKMLPGVEHFSGSITGSVGHGQLNAQVLDAKMPYEGVFRAPLEIERGVATLEWQKNVEGFQLDGKNLDVKARSVWAAGDFRYYQPKDGDPWLGILAGISTHNGADAWRYFPENLMGKELVDYLSGAIQGGEADNATLVYGGNPHLFPYLHNEGQFEVYVPLRNAKFAFQPDWPALENLNITLDFINDGLWMKSDEVKLGGVTGRNLTAIIPDYSKEKLLIDSDISGPGSAVGPYFKDTPLKDSLSAALDELQIGGDVNARLHLDIPLDGTMTTAKGDVQLNNNTLLIKPLSSTLSNLTGKFSFVNGDLNSEPLKATWFNQPVTIDFNTKTGDKDYQIGVNLLGDWQPTKMGILPEPINKELSGNIPWKGDVAIKLPYRGQATYQVNVDADLKNVSSHLPAPVDKAAGQPQPLKVAVKGDLNSFNLTGSAGAKNHFSSRWLLNKKLTLDRAIWASNSQTTPPLPENSGLELDLPAMNGAQWLALFSQGAADSVGNSASFPTNVTLRTPSLTLGGQQWNNLSLVSHAIPGGTRVEAQGREVNGSLTMQDNAPWRAAIKYLYFNPDWNSGSTKSASHPLLDERGSIDFRSWPDVQLRCAECWLMGQKFGRMEADFAFKGNTLELENGLVDTGFARLTGTGQWVNSPDEERTSIKGKLHGGKLDAATNFFGVKTPIQGSSFDVDYDLHWRDKPWQPDVATLNGILHAKLGKGQIADLGTGHAGQLLRLVSVDALMRKLRFDFSDTFGDGFYFDSIRSTAWIKDGQLHSDDTLVDGLEADIGLKGSVDLVRRRLDVEAVVAPEISATVGVATAFVVNPIIGAAVFAASKVLGPLWSKISVLRYHITGPVDQPQINEVLRQPRVNDAK
- the tldD gene encoding metalloprotease TldD, which encodes MSLNLVSEQLLSANGLTHQDLFSILGQLSERRLDYGDLYFQSSYHESWVLEDRIIKDGSYNIDQGVGVRAVSGEKTGFAYADQVSLLALEQSAHAARSIVQEKGNGRVQTLGAVQHSALYTSADPLQSMTREEKLDILKRVDSVARAADKRVQEVTASLTGVYELILVAATDGTLAADVRPLVRLSVSVQVEDNGKRERGSSGGGGRFGYEFFLETIDGEVRADAWAKEAVRMALVTLSAVAAPAGMFPVVLGAGWPGVLLHEAVGHGLEGDFNRRGTSVFSGQMGQLVASELCTVVDDGTMANRRGSVAIDDEGVPGQYNVLIENGVLKGYMQDKLNARLMGVAPTGNGRRESYAHLPMPRMTNTYMLAGKSTPQEIIESVEYGIYAPNFGGGQVDITSGKFVFSTSEAYLIENGKVTTPVKGATLIGSGIETMQQISMVGNDLALDNGVGVCGKEGQSLPVGVGQPTLKVDNLTVGGTA
- the aaeR gene encoding HTH-type transcriptional activator AaeR, producing the protein MERLKRMSVFAKVVELGSFTAAARQLEMSVSSISQTVSKLEDELQVKLLNRSTRSIGLTEAGKIYFLGCRKMLHEAQAVHEQLYAFNNTPIGTLRIGSSSTMAQNVLASMTADMLKEYPELTVNLVTGIPAPDLIADGLDVVIRVGALQDSSLFSTRLGSMPMVICAAKSYLQQNGTPEKPADLASHSWLEYSIRPHNEFELIAPEGLTTRMIPQGRFVTNDPMTLSRWLKIGAGIAYVPLMWVIDEINEGTLEILMPSYQSDPRPVYALYTEKDKLPLKVQVCINYLTEYFVKVSHLYQGVRDNKGRGKDVG
- the rng gene encoding ribonuclease G — encoded protein: MTAELLVNVTPSETRVAYIDGGILQEIHIEREARRGIVGNIYKGRVSRVLPGMQAAFVDIGLDKAAFLHASDIMPHTECVAGEERKNFTVRDISELVRQGQDLMVQVVKDPLGTKGARLTTDITLPSRYLVFMPGASHVGVSQRIESEAERERLKRVVNAYCDEQGGFIIRTAAEGVCEDDLASDAAYLKRVWTKVSERKKRNKTRCQLYGELALAQRVLRDFADAALDRIRVDSRLTYDMLLEFTAEYMPEMHEKIEHYSGRQPIFDLFDVENEIQRALERKVELKSGGYLVIDQTEAMTTVDINTGAFVGHRNLDDTIFNTNIEATQAIARQLRLRNLGGIIIIDFIDMSNEDHRRRVLHSLEQALSKDRVKTSINGFSQLGLVEMTRKRTRESVEHVLCNDCPTCHGRGTVKTVETVCYEIMREIVRVHHAYDSDRFLVYASPAVGEALKSEESHSLAEVEIFVGKQVKVQIEPLYNQEQFDVVMM